The segment CTTGGATGTCTGACCTCATGCTTTCCGTGAGCTCTGCCCGTTCCAAGAGGGAGAGATTTGTGCGAAGGCTCGTCAACGGAGTCCGCAACTCATGAGACGCATCTGCGACTAGCTGGCGCTGCGCATTCTGGGCTGATTCAAGCTCCGACAGCATCGTGTTCATCGTGGCGGCCAATCGCGCCAATTCGTCGTTGCCCTCAATGTCGATTCGATGCCTTGCGGAGCGGGTCGCTGCGACCCGCTCCGCAATCTCGGTGAGAGTCCGCACGGGCCGCAGCCCGTGCCGCGCACTGAAGTAGCCGCTCAGTCCGGCAATGAGTACCCCAGTAAGGGCGAATCCAACCAGGAAGAAGCCAAGCCGGCGGATTGCCCTGTCCACAGGAGTGGTCGGAGTGCCGATCAGCAGTGCCCTGTCCCCGCTGAGCGGAGTGATCAGCATTCGGACGCGTGCGCCGTTGACTGTTGTGTCGGCGTAAAACGAGCCACGCTCCGCTGTCGCAACCTTAAGTGCGGCCTCGGTGACGGGCAGATCCAGGCCGCCGGTTTCGGGCTGATCCTTGCTGCCGATCACCCTGCTGCAGGCCGGCGAGCCGACGATTTCACAATAGCCACTGGCGGTCCAATCTGCTTGTGCCTCCACCAATCTGGTGACGCGGGTAGCTTCACGGCGCAACGACAGGTCCTGTTGTGACTTCATCTCATTGCTGGTGAACAGATAAATGACACTGGTAAAACAGACAATAACTATGGCCATCACCAAGGCCGTGGTCATGGCCAGCCGGGTCCGCAACGGCCACGGTCGCTGCAGGAATCCTGCCGTCACTGCTCAGCCATGCGGTAGCCGATGCCACGGACAGTGTGCACCAGGCGGGGCTCTCCGTCCTCTTCAAGCTTTCGTCGGAGGTAGGACACATACACTTCCAAGGCATTGGATGACGGCCCAAAATCTGTGTCCCAGATGGCTGCTGAGATTTGCGCCCGGTTGAGGGTTTGCCCGGCGTTTTCAACCATGACCCGCAGCAGCGCGAACTCGGTATGGCTGAACTCGATATACCTGCCGGCGCGGGTGGCGCTCCTGCTCGCTGGCTCCAGGGTCAGATCCGCAAATCCGAGCGCACTTTTCGAGTCGGGATAGGCGCGGCGGACCAAGGCACGCAGCCGGGCCAACAGTTCATCGAGTTCGAAAGGCTTGCCGAGGTAGTCATCGGCTCCTGCATCGAGCCCTTCGACACGTTCGTTGACGCTGACGCGCGCGGTCAGCATCAGGATGGGCACCCGGTCGCCGGCGGCACGTAGCTGGCGGCACAGAGTCAACCCATCGGTCCCCGGCATCGTCACGTCAACGATCAGGGCGTCTGGATCCTCCTGCAGTGTCACTGCCAAGGCTTCCCGCCCGTTCGTGGCGGTGAGGACTTCATACCCTTCCAGGCCGAGGGCGGTGCTCAAGGAGAGCAGAATCTCTGGATCGTCATCAACCAGCAGAATGCGGCACGCGGTGGTCATTGTCATGATTCCTGAGTCTAGCCAGGCGCCGTGACGGAGATTTAAGGATTGACTAATATTCGCTGGCCAGGATCGTGCCATGACTACTTTCACCGCCGCACAGGCTGTTTCTCGTTCCGGAGCATTGGACCCGGCCGGACTTCGGATCGTGATCGGCGCGGGCGGCACGGGCGGCCACATCTACCCGGGCCTGGCTATTGCCGACGCCATCCTGAAGCGCGTCCCGGAGGCCAAGATCAGCTTCACCGGCACCAGCCGCGGCTTGGAAGGGACACTGGTTCCCAAATTTGGCTACGAACTGGCAACCAGCAGCATGATTCCGTTTGCCGCCTCGATGGGGTGGCGCCGATTCGCCCTTCCGGTCTATCTGCTGCGGGCGGGAATTGACTGTGCCCGTCGCTTCCGCAGGGACGGGGTGGATCTCGTGATTGGCATGGGCGGCTACCCCAGTTCCCCGGCCATTGTCGGTGCCTGGCTGGCCGGAATTCCACGGTTGATCCATGAATCCAACGCGCGTTCGGGAAAGGCAAACCAGGTGGCCGCCCTCCTGAGCGACCACATCGGGATCGCCTTTGACCACGCCCAAGGCCAGCTACCCTCCCTGGGAAAAGATGTCCGCCGGGTAGGTGTGCCGCTGATGCCGGCAGTGGTAGCGATGAACCGTGCCGGGCTGCGGTCCGAAGCCGTGGACTCCCTGGGCGTATCACCGGACCAGCGGCTCGTAGTCGTCAACGGCGGCAGTCAGGGCGCCCGCAGTCTCACAAAGGCGGCGCTCGAGCTGGCCGCACTGTGGCGGGACCGGACAGACGTCATGTTGCTGATCAAAACGGGACCAGCGGATTACCAGGCCGCTGTGCAGCGCATCGAAGAACTCAAGGCATCCCACGGCACGCGGGTTGTGGCGTACATGGACCGGATGGATCTGGTCTACGCCGCCGCTGACGTGATGGTCGGGCGCTCCGGCGCAGCGACGGTGGCCGAACTGGCACACATTGGCCTGCCGGCCGTGCTCATTCCTCACCCATGGGCCGCAGGGGACCACCAGCGGCACAACGCCGAAGTCCTTGTCGAGTGCGGCGGCGCCGTCATGATGACGGACCAGGAGCTCACCGGGGCCAGACTGGCCGACGAATTGGAGGTCCTGCTGGCCGACCCAGATCGGCTGGAGCGCATGTCCGAATCAATGCGGTCCGCCGAACACTCCCAGGCAGCTGACTCGATGGCGCAGTGGGCGATCGATCTGGCACAGGAATACCAGGCTTCTAACACTTCCCGCGCAGCCGCCCGCCACTAGGCGGGATCCTGCACCCCACCAAAACCAAAGCAACCAAACAAGCCAACCAAGGAGAAACCACCATGAACGAACGCAATCATTGGGCCGGCCGGCTCGTACTAGTCACCGGAGCCGAAGGATTCATCGGCTCCACACTCGTCGATGAATTGGTGCGTGCCGGCTGCCGGATTCGGGCCTTCACCCATTACAAACCGTATGCGGAGAAGGGATTCCTCGCTGGCTATGCTGACCACCCCGACGTGGAGCTGCTCACCGGCGATGTGCGTGATCCGGTAAGCGTCTACTCAGCTGTGGAGGGTGTAGATACTGTGTTCCATCTGGCGGCTCTGATTGGCATCCCCTACAGCTATGCTGCCCCTGACTCCTACGTCCAAACGAACGTCGTCGGCACCCACCACGTCCTCGCCGCCTGCCGTCGCTTCGGTGCACGCTTGGTTCACACCTCGACCTCCGAGGTCTACGGGACCGCCCTGACCGCGCCGATCAGTGAATCGCATCCACTCCAGCCGCAATCGCCGTACTCGGCCAGCAAAATATCAGCCGATATGCTCGCCTTGTCGTATTGGCACAGCTTTGACCAGCCGGTTGCCATCTGCCGGCCCTTCAACACCTACGGTCCCCGGCAGTCCGCGCGGGCCGTCATCCCCGCCATCCTCCAACAACTGCACGGCGGCGCCAAGGAAATCAGACTTGGTTCGCTCACTCCCACCCGTGACTTCACCTTTGCCACCGACACCGCCCGCGGATTCATGGCGATCGGCGCATCGGACCAAGCCCTCGGGCGTGCGATAAATCTGGGCACAGGATCCGAAATCAGCATCGGAAACCTTGTCGAGCTGCTGATCGACATCTCCGGCCAGGACGCGCAAATCGTCAGCGATCCGCAGCGGATGCGCCCTGCCGGCAGCGAAGTGCAACGACTTCTCTCAGACAACGCCCTGGCGAAGGAGCTCGCAGGATGGGAACCGACAGTCAGCCTGCGGACCGGCCTCGAAGCTACTTCACGCTGGATCCATGCCCGTGGCGATGGAAACATCGCATATGCCGTGTAGGTGACTGGAGGAAAGCAACGCAATCATATGCGAGGGAACTCACAGTGAATCTGCGCTATCGGCCACGCGCTGACATTTAGAATTGATGCTGGGCCGCGGCCCATTTCCCTTCAGGTGGCCGATGAGGCAGTTTCCCTCAGCCGGTCGCTGAGAAAACTCTTAACCGCGCGATGCCACTGGCGCTCGATGCGCGGCGACTCGACCGGCAGTGCCCGGTCAAACAAGGAAGGTAACCGTTGACAACGAAGTCCGATAGCTGTCTTGGCCAGTGGATCGACCGGGAGGCTCTCGCTGAGGCGATGATCCCCCTGATCGGCCGCCTATACCGGGAGAACGGCGTTGTCACCTCCGTTCATGGTCGCAGCCTGATCAACCAGTCGGTGGTAGGAATTCTCAAGGCACACCGTTTCGCCCGGCAGATCGACGAGGTCGAATTGCCCCTGGAGGATACGCTCCCCCTGCTTGAGGCGCTGAAGGACCTGAACCCCGGCCCGGCATCGATCGACATCGCACGGATGAACGCCCGTTACAAGGAATTTGGCCAGGGCAGGGAAATCACGGACTTCCTCCGCGAGGAACTCTCCGACATCGCGGGGCTGCACGGCAGTGATGACCGTACCAGCCGGGATGTCGTGCTCTACGGCTTCGGACGGATCGGCAGGCTGTTGGCTCGGATCCTGATCGAGCACTCGGGCGGCGGGCATGGTCTTCGACTGCGCGCCATCGTGGTTCGTAAGGGCTCCGATCAGGACTTGATCAAGCGGGCGAGCCTGCTGCGCCGGGATTCGGTTCACGGCCCCTTCGAAGGCACGATTACCGTTGACGAGGCGAACAACACAATTCTCGCCAACGGCACTCTGATCCAGGTCATCTACTCCGCCGATCCGGCCTCGGTCGACTACACGGGCTATGGAATCGACAACGCCATCGTCGTCGACAACACCGGCCGTTGGCGCGATGAACAGGGGCTGTCACAGCACCTGAAGTGTCCCGGTGTCTCTCGGGTGCTGCTCACGGCGCCGGGCAAGGGCGACCTGAAGAACATCGTCCACGGCATCAACCACGACACCATCTCGGACGACGACACGATCGTGACCGCAGCGTCGTGCACCACGAACGCCATCGTCCCAGTGCTCAAGGCGATCAACGACAAGTACCAGGTGGTGCACGGGCATGTGGAGACGGTTCATTCGTTCACCAATGACCAGAATCTGATCGACAACTTCCATTCCGGCGATCGCCGTGGGCGGTCGGCCGCGCTGAACATGGTGCTCACCGAAACCGGAGCAGCCAAGGCTGTTGCCAAGGCGCTGCCCGTCCTTGCCGGCAAGCTGACCGGAAACGCTATCCGAGTCCCGACTCCGGACGTTTCGATGGCGATTCTGAATCTCACGCTTGAGAATGGCACCTCCAAGGACGAGCTGAACACGTACCTGCGGGAAATGTCGCTGCACTCCGAGCTGCACAAGCAGATCGATTTCATCGATTCTCCCGAGGTGGTCTCCACCGACTTCGTCGGCTCCCGTCGCGCCGGCATCGTCGATGGTCTTGCCACCATCTGCAGCGGCAACAACTCGGTCGTCTACGTCTGGTACGACAACGAGTTCGGCTACAGCTGCCAGGTGATCCGGGTGCTCGAAGAAATGGCGGGAGCGCACCCACCGGCGTTCCCCCGCGTGTAGCCGGCCAGCTGCAGGAGTGCAGCGTGTCAGGAGTAAGCTCGCTGTTAAGACCTGACACACTTGACTCCCCTCCGATAGGCCAGGCAGATTTCCGCACCCGACCCGCGTCGTCACCACTTCGTCGACCTCACCCCGCTGCGCCGGAGTCCGGCCTTCGCGCGGCTGTGGCTCGGGAGCACGATCGCGGGCATCGGCAGCCAGATGACTGTCGTCGCGGTCGGCCTGCAGGTCTACCAGCTGACCCATTCGACGTTCGCTGTTTCCATGGTCGGCACGACCGCGTTGGTGCCGATGGTCCTTGCCGGTTTGTACGGCGGGATGCTCGCCGACGCTTTCGACCGTCGATTGGTGGCGCTGGTCTCAGCCTGCGTTGCCTGGGCAGCCACCTTCGGGATAGCGGCGGCGGCCTGGCTGCAGATTGACACAGTCTGGCCGCTGTACCTGCTGACGGCGTTGAATGCCGTTGCGGCAACCATAATCGGCACATCTCGGCAGGCAATCCTGCCGCGACTTCTGCCAACTGACCTGCTACCGGCCGCGGCCGCGCTGAACGGCATCGCTATCGGTGCGATGGTGACGGTAGGGCCTGCGCTGGCCGGCGTGCTGGTCGCCGGCATCGGTTTCGGCTGGACCTATACCGTGGACGTTCTGCTGTTCAGCGCAGCGTTCCTCGGCATCATCACGCTGCCGCCCGTCCGGCCGGAAGGTGAGGTGCAGCGACCGGGACTTGCATCGATCCGCTACGGACTCGGCTTTCTGAAGCGCGCGCCCAACGTCCGGATGTCGTTCGTGGTCGACATCATTGCCATGACGTTCGGCCGCCCGCACGCGCTCTTTCCCGCCGTCGGCGCCCTGCTGATCGGCGGTGGTGCGGTGACGGTTGGCATCCTGACCGCGGCCGGAGCCGTCGGCACGCTGCTGAGCAGTCTGCTATCCGGGCGGCTCGGCCATGTCCGGCGCCAGGGGGTAGCGATCGGCTGGGCGATTGCGGTTTACGGCCTTTTCATTCTCGGCTTCGGCGCGGTGCTCGCGTACACCACGTTCTTTGAGCCCGGCAATGTCACCGAGTCGTTCGACGGAGCGCACACAACGGCGCTTGTGATCGCATCGATCATGTTGGCGGGAACGGGAGCCGCCGACAACGTGAGCGCGATATTCCGGACAACTCTGCTGCAATCCGCGGTCCCCGACAACATGCGTGGGCGGCTGCAGGGAATATTCACCGTTGTTGTCACCGGTGGCCCCAGAGTCGGCGACTTCTATGTTGGCGTCACCGCGGCGCTGTTCGCGGTTTGGCTTCCTCCGGTACTTGGCGGAATCCTGATCATCGCGCTCATCGCGCTGCTGGTCCGGTTCCAGCGCACCTTCCGCCACTATGACGCCGAAAACCCAGTGCCGTAGCGCTACCGCGGAGAGGCCTTCTGCCTCGGCTGGGAGGGGTGAGTTCCAGCGGGAGACTTAAAGCCCTCATCTCGGCTGCTAAGCCTCCCGGCGACTCACCGATTCGCGATGTCGCGGCGCTACTGAGGACCGCGATGCCGCGGCGTGCGGAGCGCGCGGCGTCCCGGCTCCGGGCGTCGAAGATCGCCCTCGAGGACGTTCTCGCCGAGGTTCTGCAAGAAGCGCGGCCCGTTTCGGGATAGTTCCTGCTCGAACTCGGCAGCCCAGGCGCCAAACGGCCGATTCGCCAGCGCCTCGTTTGAGAACCGGTGATCATCCGTGACTTCGGTCAGGCAGAAGTCGGGGATCCGGAGATCGGTCACCGGCCCGCCGCGTTCGCATTCGGCAATGATGAGCGGACGGTTTCGGCTTGCGAAAACATCGATGACCCAGCCGTCCTGACCAAGCCATAGCGAAAAGCGGTTCTTGATGATCCTGGCCTCGCCCAGCCGGATCATGTTCAGCCCGACGTTCACGTCGATTTCACGTTCGGCCTCGTAACGGGTGCCACCGATCATCGGGCCCTTCACCGTCATCGCACAGAAGTCGAAGGCATCGGCGTGTTGGTCGAGCGCGGCGAGCTCATTGCCCATGTCCGCCGGATCAAGCGTCAGCGAACTCGCCTGGACCCGCAATCGAAGTGCGTATCCGCCTTCGGCCATGTAATAGTTCTGGATAATCAGATCCGGATCCGGCTCACGCACTACCTCGGGTGGAAGTTCCCGGACATAGAACCGCCGTTCGAACTCGAAATCGCCGAAGCCTCTGTCGGACATAGTCGATTGATTCCTCCCTGCGTGGCAGCCATTGAGAACGTACCACTGAATACGAAGTATCCGCGCCGAAGGCCGACACGCTCCGGCGTAACTCCGTCGCCTCTGAGTACAGCGCATTCTGAATTCAGATAGGCATGTACTATTGGATGCATGCAATCCGCCACTCTTTCGCACACTGCCGCCCTGGTGCGGTTCGGGCACGCTCTGTCAGATGAGACCCGGGCGCAAATCCTGCTTGCCTTGCGCGTTGCGCCAGCGCGTCCGTCCGATCTCGCCGACGCGCTCGGCGTCTCACGCCAGGTGATGTCGAATCAGCTGGCCTGCCTTCGGGGCTGCGGTCTGGTGTCTGCTGTTCCGGACGGGCGGCGCACCTGGTACCGGCTTGCCGAGCCCGAGATCGCAGCGGGTTTGAATGATCTGTTGTCGCTGGTGCTGACAGTGGATCCGGACTGCTGCGCCGAGAGCGGATGCGCCTGCAATGAGTAACCGCAGGGAAGGAGTAGCTGCCGTCGCTAGCGAGCGCCGCGTCGTCCTGGAGCGCCGGGTGCGGTGGGTAGTCGGCGCAACGATTGGCTACAACATCGTTGAGGCGGTTGTCGCACTCATCGCCGGCCAGGCAGCGTCCTCGGCGGCCCTGATCGCCTTCGGGCTGGATTCGCTCGTGGAAGTGCTGTCTGCCGCAGCCGTGGCGTGGCAGTTTGCCAGCCCGGATCCAGGTTCCCGGGAGCGGATCGCGATGCGGCTGATTGCCGTCTCGTTCTTCGGGCTGGCACTTTTCGTCACCCTCGATGCGGTACGGACGCTCTTCGGCGACACAGAACCCGAACACTCGGTTGTCGGCATCGTGCTCGCCGCCGTGAGCCTGGCGATTATGCCAACGCTGAGCTGGGTCGAACGACGCACCGGCAGGGAACTCGGCTCCGCGTCGGCGGTAGCTGATTCGAAGCAGACGCTGCTCTGCGCTTATCTGTCCGGCGTCTTGCTCGCCGGGCTGTTGGTCAACAGCCTATTCGGCTGGGCCTGGGCCGACCCAGTTGCGGCGCTGATAATCGCCGCGTTCGCACTGAAGGAAGGCGTGGACGCGTGGCGGGGCGACGCCTGCTGCGCACCGGCATCGAGGTAACAGTTACACCGTCGAGATCGGCGTGATACTGACGTTCCCGACGCCGGGAAGGCCGCGGCGTAATGCCATGTCCACGTCGTGGCGGATCGGGCCGAAGTCGGCCACGGTCATTCCTGCCTCTGTGACAACGGACGACTGAACGCTTAGCCGATGGCCTATCCAGCGGAGGCGCAGCTCGCCGACATCCTGCACGCCCGAAGTGGCGCGCACCAGTCTCTCGGCGCGGTCGACCAGCTCGGGATCGACCGCGTCCAGCAGACGGCGGCCGACGTCCCGAGCCGTGCCCCACAACAGAACGACGATCGCGGCGGAGATGAGCAGGCCAACCACAGGATCGGCGATGGGGAATCCGAGCCACACGCCAATCACGCCGAACACCACCACCAGTGAGGTAAATCCGTCGGTTCGGGCATGAACGCCGTCGGCGACCAATGCCGCTGATCCGATATTGCGTCCGATTCTGATCCGGTACACGGCGACGAGTTCATTTCCGCCGAAACCAATCAGGCCGGCGGCAAGCACCCAGCCCAGGTTCTCAACCGGCTGCGGATCGACCAGCCGCCGGACGGATTCGACGGCGGCGACGACTGCCGATAGTGCGATCATCGCGACGATGAACAGGCCCGCGAGGTCTTCCGCGCGGCCGAACCCGTAGGTGTAACGGCGGTTTGCGGCGCGTCGTCCAAGGACGAATGCGATCCATAGCGGTACAGCGGTGAGGGCGTCCGAGAAATTATGTACAGTGTCCGCCAGCAACGCCACCGACCCGCTGATCAAGACGATGACGGCCTGAACTAGCGCTGTGACCCCCAGTCCAATCAGGCTGATCTTTACCGCGCGAATGCCCTGGCTGCTGGCCTCCAACGCATCATCGATCGAATCCGACGCATCATGACTGTGCGGCACAAACAGGCCGTACAGGAATCCCTTCCAGCCCGCCGGATGCGAGTGTACGTGCCCGGCGTGCTCGTGGGGATCGCTGTGATGATGGGCATGTGGATGGCCGTGGACGTCATCGTCATCGTGGGTATGCCCCGGCCGATTCAGCCCGTGCGGCGCATCATTCACGGCTTGTTCAGCTCTGAGTGGTGATGGCGCGGAACCCCGCCCAGACTGTGCTCGGCCTGGAAGATCGCGTCGGTAACCAGCTGCCGTGCGTGTTCATTGGCCAGCCGGTAGAACACCCGGGTACCGTCCTGCCGGGTCGACACAATGCGAGCCAACCTGAGCTTTGCCAGGTGCTGAGACACCGCTGGTGCCGGCTTGCCCAGGGCATCGGCCAGATGATTCACCGATAGTTCTTCATCCCGTAACGCCAGGATAATTCGCACCCGGGTGGCGTCCGCCAACATCGCAAACACCTCGACGGCAAGTTCGACGTACTGGCTGTCCGGCCGCCGCCCACATATCTCACTATCTGCATTCATACGCAGATTATTACACGACGCGCCCCAAGTGGGATTTGACAGCCCACACTGCTTGGGGCGGCATCACGTGCCGCCCCAAGCAGAACGCAGTCCGGTGTTAGTTCTGGCCGAGGAGTTTGCGTATCTCGGCGATCTCCTCCTCCTGGCTGGAGATCACCTTGTCGGCGAGTTTGAGTGCCTCGGGGTTGGAGCCCGACTGTCGCTCGGTCTTGGCCATGTCGACCGCTCCCTCGTGGTGCTTGATCATCTGCTCGAGGAAGAGCCTCGACGCTGACTCAGCGTCGGCGGCATCCAAAGCCTTCATACCGTCCTCAGACATCATCCCGTCCATGCCAGGGCCGCCGTGCTCCATGCCGTGCTTGCCTTCGGGGGTCGCCGCCGCACCCCACTCCTCGAGCCATCCGGCCATCGTGGTGATTTCCGGGCCCTGAGCCGCCTTGATCCGCTCAGCCAGGTCGCGAACTTCCGGACGTAGGCCGTCCTTGGCGAGGACCATGTCGCTCATTTCCACGGCCTGGCTGTGGTGCGGAATCATCATCTGCGCGAATGTAACGTCCGCATCGTTATGATCGGCGGACGACTCCTGGCTGCTAGAGCCGGAGTCATGGTGTCCCGTCGATCCGGAGTCGGTTCCGGCGCAACCCGCCAGGGCGAGTGCGGCGATGGCAAGAGTACTAGCGATAAGGGACATGCGTTTGGTCTTCATGGTGTTTCCTTCGTGCTTAGCTGGAGCGCGCTCGGTATCCGCCGAGCGGACTGAGAACTAAGTGGCGTGCCCGAGACCGGGCGCGAAGGTGTTTAACAGCGCAAGATGGACAGCTCCGCGAGCGATCTCGGCGGCCGGCGCCGCGATGTCGGCGGGAGTGGCGCCCGGAAGAGGCTGCGCAAATGCCGCGGCAGCAACCACGCGGATGGGAGTTTTCGTACTGAGATCAGGGTGAGCAGGACAAGCGCGAGAATGCAGGCAGCTGCGACGGTCACGTCGTGGCCGCCGCAGCCAGTTCCCGCGCAATGACTCGTGGATTCCGCTCCGCTGCCGGATGCCGCGGCCGAGCCGGCAGCGTGGTGGCCGGCGGATCCACTATCCGGCGCCGCGGCCGGGATCCCCGGCGTCGCTACCGCCTGGTGGCCGTGCCCGCCGACCCAGACATGCATGGCCAGAACGCCGACGATCAGGGCGGCGATACCAAAGAGCCAGGCGACCGGAGCCAGCACGTCGCGCGGGCGCTGCCTACCGGAGAAAGCGGCTTGCATCTCCTGATTCCTCCCTCTGCCTCGACTCGTCTTCCAGCCTGAAATCCCCGCTAGGCGGGAACCTGTTCGCGCTGCACTGGAGCCGAACTCAGAACTGCCTGCGTGCTGGCCTCTGGGCGCAGGTCCAACCTGCGGAGCAATTGGGCGTTGAGCGCCACGACGACGGTGGAAACCGACATCAGCATGGCGCCGACAGCCATCGGAAGGACGAAGCCGACTGGCGCGAGGATGCCTGCTGCCAGTGGCACTGACAGCAGGTTGTAGCCGGCTGCCCACCACAGATTCTGCTTCATCTTCCGGTAGCTCGCCCGGGACAGCTCGATGACTGACAGCACGGACCGCGGGTCATCGCTGGCCAGAATTACCTCGGCCGACGCAATGGCCACGTCCGTGCCTGCGCCAATTGCCAGGCCGACATCGGCCTGCGCGAGGGCCGGCGCGTCATTGACACCGTCGCCGACCATGACCACCCTGCGCCCCTGCTGCTGCAACTCGGCAACTTTCTCACCTTTGTCGGCCGGTTTGACGCCGGCGAATACCTGGTCGATACCAAGGTCACTGGCCACGGACTGAGCAACGGCTTCCGCGTCCCCGGTGATCATCACCACCCGAATATTCAGGGCGTGCAGCGCCTCCACTGCCTGTCGTGATTCTTCCCGTACCTCGTCCGCCAGCCCGATCGCCCCGATGACCGTTGAATCAGCGAGAACGTGAAGGATTATCTCGCCCTCGGCGCGCCAGGCTTCGACTAACGGCAGTTCGTCGGCCCCGCTGGCATCCAGCATGCCGGGACCACCGACACTGATCCTCGCTCCCTCGACGGTCGCGGACACTCCTACCGCGGTTGAGGCCTTGAAGCCGGTCGCCTTCGGCACCGTTATGCCGCGGCGGTGCGCGGCTGCCACGATGGCGCGTGCCAGCGGATGCTCGCTATCGGCTTCCGCGGCGGCGGCCAGGGCCAATACCTCGTCATCGTGGTGTTGCTGTACCGACGCAACCCGCGTCACTGCAGGCTCTCCCTTGGTCAAGGTTCCGGTCTTGTCGAAGAGAACGGTGTCGATTCGGCGCATGGTTTCCAGCGCCATCCGGTCCTTGATCAGCACGCCACCCTTGGCGGCGCGTTCGGTGGCGATGGAAACCACCAGCGGGATTGCCAGCCCGAGGGCGTGCGGGCAGGCGATCACCAGCACAGTGATTGTTCGGATCAGCGCATCCTCGGGAACACCGAGCAACGACCAGGTAGCGAAAGTGATGACTGCCGCAACGAGGGCAAACCAGAAGAGCCACGCTGCCGCCTTGTCGGCCAGCCGCTGAGCGTGCGTTGAGGAGCTCTGCGCCGCCATCACCAGGCGCTGGATACCCGCCAGCGCCGTGTCGTCTCCGATGGCTGTGACTTGCACCCGAATCGCGGTATCCGTAGCCACCGTTCCGGCGACGACATTGTCACCCGGCTGTCGGCGCACCGGCTGAGATTCCCCGGTGATCATTGATTCGTCTACATCGGCGGTCCCATCGATTACGGTGCCATCGGCCGGAATGCGTCCACCGGGCCGAACAATCACCACATCGCTGACTACGAGGGCGGACGGAGGGACCGTCGTTACCGAGTCGCCATCGATCCGTTCTGCCTCGTCCGGCAGAAGCGCAGCCAGTGACTCCAATGCGGAAGAGGTTTGCGCCAGGGAACGCATCTCGATCCAGTGACCCAAAAGCATGATGACGACCAGGAGCGCCAGTTCCCACCAGAAGTCCAGATGGTGGGCGATGACTCCCAGGCTCGCGCCCCACGACGCGAAGAATGCGACGGTGATCGCCAGACCGATAAGCAACATCATCCCGGGCTTCAACGCCCTGATTTCACTTACCGCACCGGTCAGGAAGGGCTTACCGCCCCAGACATACATCACGGTGCCCAGCACCGGCGAAACCCAGGCGATGCCGGGAACGTCAGGCAGCGAGTAGCCGAG is part of the Saxibacter everestensis genome and harbors:
- a CDS encoding heavy metal translocating P-type ATPase, coding for MSDSHHDHSGHGARELAHAGQASSGDHPGHADQAGHADHQHPAGGVGHSHEDHAGHGGHAGHGDHVGQFRRLFWIMLAISIPTVLLSEMFAGILGYSLPDVPGIAWVSPVLGTVMYVWGGKPFLTGAVSEIRALKPGMMLLIGLAITVAFFASWGASLGVIAHHLDFWWELALLVVIMLLGHWIEMRSLAQTSSALESLAALLPDEAERIDGDSVTTVPPSALVVSDVVIVRPGGRIPADGTVIDGTADVDESMITGESQPVRRQPGDNVVAGTVATDTAIRVQVTAIGDDTALAGIQRLVMAAQSSSTHAQRLADKAAAWLFWFALVAAVITFATWSLLGVPEDALIRTITVLVIACPHALGLAIPLVVSIATERAAKGGVLIKDRMALETMRRIDTVLFDKTGTLTKGEPAVTRVASVQQHHDDEVLALAAAAEADSEHPLARAIVAAAHRRGITVPKATGFKASTAVGVSATVEGARISVGGPGMLDASGADELPLVEAWRAEGEIILHVLADSTVIGAIGLADEVREESRQAVEALHALNIRVVMITGDAEAVAQSVASDLGIDQVFAGVKPADKGEKVAELQQQGRRVVMVGDGVNDAPALAQADVGLAIGAGTDVAIASAEVILASDDPRSVLSVIELSRASYRKMKQNLWWAAGYNLLSVPLAAGILAPVGFVLPMAVGAMLMSVSTVVVALNAQLLRRLDLRPEASTQAVLSSAPVQREQVPA